The Halocalculus aciditolerans genome includes a window with the following:
- a CDS encoding IS5 family transposase, producing MQALPKSRLLRFVEQAFHLARRAVARYSSKFSKRRYTLHQHIVLLCLKVRKNTTYRTLLDELIEMPRIRSAIDLEELPSPSTLCKAFNRLNMAVWRVLLNLSATLLPTNGVVGIDASGFDRNHASKHYTKRTKLTIQQLKVTLLVDTRSNAILDVHVTTTRKHDSKIAPSLIKRNARKVVILLGDKGYDDQKVRALARGNGVRPLIKHREFSSLHKAWNARLDADLYGQRSQNETVNSRIKRKYGAFVRSRHWWKQFRELVISCLAHNIDKAL from the coding sequence ATGCAGGCCCTCCCGAAGTCGCGGTTACTCCGGTTCGTTGAGCAGGCGTTCCACTTGGCCCGGCGAGCTGTCGCCCGCTACTCCTCGAAGTTCTCAAAACGACGCTATACACTCCACCAGCACATCGTCCTGCTGTGTCTCAAGGTTCGGAAGAATACGACGTACCGAACGCTTCTCGACGAACTCATCGAAATGCCCCGGATTCGGAGCGCCATCGACCTTGAGGAACTCCCGTCGCCCTCCACGCTGTGTAAAGCGTTCAATCGACTCAATATGGCTGTCTGGCGGGTTCTTCTCAATCTCTCGGCCACACTTCTCCCAACCAACGGTGTCGTCGGTATCGACGCTTCCGGCTTCGACCGGAATCACGCCTCGAAGCACTACACGAAACGAACGAAGTTGACGATTCAGCAGTTGAAAGTCACACTCCTCGTAGACACGAGGTCAAACGCGATTCTCGACGTACACGTGACGACGACCAGAAAGCACGACTCAAAGATCGCGCCATCGCTCATCAAGCGGAATGCCCGAAAAGTCGTTATTCTCCTTGGGGACAAAGGATACGATGACCAGAAGGTTCGCGCGTTAGCTCGTGGTAATGGTGTTCGACCGCTCATCAAGCACCGCGAGTTTTCGTCGCTCCACAAGGCGTGGAACGCTCGGCTGGATGCTGATCTCTACGGTCAACGGAGTCAGAATGAGACGGTGAACTCTCGGATTAAACGGAAATATGGCGCATTTGTCCGCTCACGACACTGGTGGAAGCAGTTCCGTGAACTCGTTATCAGCTGCCTCGCTCACAACATCGACAAAGCACTCTGA
- a CDS encoding AAA family ATPase: MLGTGSAEEFIDDAEYHNEWWSNGESPELSQVTDLTPRSDFHRVLKTTNTHYTDDTKSLVYAIHGQTGIGKTTLLHQLVAALLNTTDFPHQNTELELVSAIEPRQILYIPLEDSLYQLERAGDDINRLKQVIDYFQTHVAPRQERTFILLDDVQALALDDEEKGELLDIVDENTYVFLTGIVGSQVDLSTTESADSVEEFELWPILPMKFIDTVQIGAGLGGDLDEEFRTRLEQYQSPDLDGPSPIKTIRTGLSGKDPETTLDTAIETLSELCFDIFNADDRDNLHDAARAYLRTGGTLHQTDDPAIRNELSKSHFLLFLYKELAKYRSIQQPENLHRLSSIAATNAGEELQYTALSDQIGVDRRTVDSYLDVLDEGIAVTESQDYSLRRHRRTRLYLRNPRHLVLLSQRQEHHGFEVHDQQDTLNHEFEYKLARTVAFDHAKRLAFTIGAYDVEYTETESGLVDYILQRDGHVLPFILSYHPHTGNAEPIAEEFDADSGQHTKSDSEDLRDFDYNAPYRFIISDSLPKDVRENEELVVENDECSICYLPFWLFLLIC; the protein is encoded by the coding sequence ATGCTTGGGACAGGGAGCGCAGAAGAGTTCATCGACGACGCCGAATACCACAACGAGTGGTGGAGTAACGGGGAATCTCCAGAACTATCGCAAGTCACAGACCTCACCCCTCGATCTGATTTCCACCGCGTTCTCAAAACGACGAACACCCACTACACGGACGACACCAAGAGCCTCGTCTACGCAATTCACGGCCAGACCGGAATCGGGAAAACCACACTACTTCACCAACTTGTCGCAGCCCTCCTCAACACGACCGACTTCCCGCATCAAAACACAGAACTTGAACTCGTCTCCGCAATCGAGCCGCGGCAAATCCTCTACATTCCTCTAGAAGACTCTCTCTACCAGCTTGAACGCGCAGGCGACGACATCAACCGTCTCAAACAGGTCATCGACTACTTCCAGACGCACGTCGCACCCCGCCAAGAACGAACGTTCATCCTCCTCGACGATGTCCAAGCCCTCGCCCTCGACGACGAGGAGAAAGGGGAGTTACTCGACATCGTTGACGAGAACACCTACGTATTCCTAACCGGGATCGTCGGCTCTCAAGTGGATCTCTCCACGACCGAATCCGCTGACAGCGTCGAGGAATTCGAGCTATGGCCGATCCTCCCAATGAAATTCATTGACACCGTTCAAATCGGCGCCGGTCTCGGCGGCGATCTCGACGAGGAATTCCGAACCCGACTCGAACAGTACCAATCACCCGACTTAGACGGGCCATCACCAATCAAGACGATTCGAACTGGGCTGTCCGGAAAGGACCCCGAGACCACGCTCGACACGGCAATTGAGACGCTCTCTGAGCTCTGCTTCGACATTTTCAACGCAGACGACCGAGATAACCTTCACGACGCCGCGCGCGCATACCTGCGCACTGGCGGGACCCTCCATCAAACGGACGACCCAGCGATCCGGAACGAACTCTCCAAATCACACTTCCTCCTCTTCCTCTACAAGGAACTCGCTAAGTACCGATCCATTCAACAACCCGAAAATCTCCACCGACTCAGTTCCATTGCCGCCACGAACGCCGGTGAAGAACTCCAGTACACAGCCCTCAGTGACCAGATTGGTGTCGATAGACGAACCGTCGATAGCTACCTCGATGTTCTCGACGAAGGCATCGCCGTGACCGAATCCCAGGACTACTCTCTGCGACGTCACCGCCGCACCCGCCTATATCTCCGCAATCCACGCCATCTCGTCCTTCTCTCCCAACGGCAGGAACACCACGGCTTCGAAGTTCACGACCAACAAGACACCCTCAACCACGAATTCGAATACAAACTCGCCCGCACCGTCGCCTTTGACCACGCCAAACGCCTCGCCTTCACTATTGGAGCATACGATGTCGAATACACGGAAACCGAATCCGGCCTCGTTGATTACATCCTCCAGCGCGACGGGCACGTCCTCCCCTTCATCCTCTCCTACCACCCACACACGGGTAACGCCGAACCAATCGCTGAAGAATTCGACGCCGACTCCGGCCAACATACCAAATCAGATAGCGAAGACCTCCGAGACTTCGACTACAACGCACCATACAGGTTCATCATCAGCGACAGCCTGCCAAAGGACGTACGAGAAAATGAAGAACTAGTCGTTGAAAACGACGAGTGCAGTATTTGCTATCTACCATTCTGGTTATTCCTCCTGATCTGCTAA
- a CDS encoding PD-(D/E)XK nuclease family protein: MRSSAKRLYPRAELSRDDRMTPTDDFRQELQTLTRRWEQLTAVPDTPRSLMDVIEYSLGSQRKAEVYINRLFAYFLDPDQPHGMDAEFLRAFLDGLPDTCGFEEDTYDLSDVVVDDQVRLTEQVDGNTESSGFVDLSVQVPNEWFLLVELKFSAEDTQTKFYRRDVTHIDGAPKTDYESGAYYLYLHQADRPDANDPEFSNWTWTGFLDAVLTDFIVENAPRYPQRTVVQLYEFADDIRSITGMSEPTDTVDEKVALYLDHYDAITDVTATFEEQWESFTHNWPTRLANRLTAAGHGSIKSESEHHVRFGCRDDAVGDWWFRATSSDWGMLFKHGWWRHTDDLTDVLHDRPDDHNDARIGFHHRLENDRENAIRDRTLTLYFRNMGANDQSFIDAVCERFDERAEAIDAALPGTASRTGNKRNLLSAEYDIVPDEHDDFFAAYVAALERGVCDLIIENPELIAILDGIYIEAIADVYNSDIRMSASK, encoded by the coding sequence ATGCGTTCGTCGGCAAAGCGTCTATACCCTCGCGCTGAGTTGTCCAGAGATGATCGGATGACTCCGACAGACGACTTCCGGCAGGAGTTGCAGACGCTTACACGCCGGTGGGAACAACTCACAGCGGTCCCCGACACGCCCCGATCACTGATGGACGTGATCGAATACTCGCTCGGATCACAACGAAAGGCCGAAGTCTACATCAATCGGCTGTTCGCGTACTTCCTCGACCCGGACCAACCACACGGGATGGATGCGGAATTCCTTCGCGCATTCCTCGACGGGCTGCCCGACACCTGTGGATTCGAGGAGGATACCTACGATCTCTCTGACGTCGTCGTTGACGACCAAGTACGACTCACTGAACAGGTCGACGGCAACACCGAATCGTCGGGGTTCGTCGATCTGAGCGTTCAGGTTCCGAACGAGTGGTTCCTTCTCGTCGAACTCAAGTTCTCTGCTGAGGATACCCAGACCAAGTTCTATCGACGAGACGTCACCCACATCGACGGAGCTCCCAAGACCGACTACGAATCCGGTGCGTACTACCTGTACCTCCATCAAGCAGACCGACCCGATGCGAATGATCCAGAGTTCAGCAACTGGACGTGGACCGGATTTCTCGATGCTGTCCTGACTGACTTCATCGTCGAGAACGCCCCCCGGTATCCACAGCGAACAGTGGTACAGCTCTACGAATTCGCGGACGATATCCGCTCGATTACCGGCATGTCAGAACCCACCGATACCGTTGACGAGAAGGTCGCACTGTATCTCGACCACTACGACGCCATCACTGACGTCACTGCCACGTTCGAAGAGCAGTGGGAATCGTTCACGCACAACTGGCCAACACGGCTTGCGAACCGTCTCACAGCCGCTGGCCACGGATCGATTAAATCGGAGAGCGAGCACCACGTCCGCTTCGGGTGTCGGGACGACGCTGTCGGCGACTGGTGGTTCCGGGCAACAAGCTCAGATTGGGGGATGCTCTTCAAACACGGGTGGTGGCGGCACACCGACGACCTCACCGACGTGCTCCACGACCGCCCCGACGACCACAACGACGCCAGAATCGGCTTCCACCACCGCCTCGAAAACGACCGCGAGAACGCCATCCGAGACCGGACACTCACACTGTACTTCCGGAACATGGGCGCGAACGATCAGTCGTTCATCGACGCCGTCTGCGAGCGCTTCGATGAACGCGCCGAGGCTATCGACGCTGCGCTCCCGGGGACAGCCAGTCGCACCGGCAACAAACGAAATCTGCTCTCAGCGGAGTACGACATCGTCCCCGACGAACACGACGATTTCTTCGCCGCGTACGTCGCCGCACTCGAACGAGGCGTCTGCGATCTGATCATCGAGAATCCGGAACTGATCGCTATCCTCGACGGCATCTACATTGAGGCGATTGCAGACGTCTATAATTCCGACATTCGGATGTCCGCCTCGAAGTAG